The Chamaesiphon minutus PCC 6605 DNA window ATTTTGTTAAACATAAACTGAGGCTAAATAATCCGGCTTTTATCCTCTTACCACCTTATTCTCGATCTTCAGCCCTAGCTTTATAAAAATTGGTAACAAATCTACACGGGTTTTCCGGTAGAATTGTGAAACGGCAGAGCTAAATGTTTTCTTTAATACAGTACGACTATTCGGTATTACTACTTTTCTCAGCTTTTATATCAAAACCAAATTAACCACGATCGTTTTAAGGAGTTTCACCAGTGTCCAAGAAGTCCATTGCCAGTCTATCCGCTGCCGATCTCACAGGCAAGCGCGTCCTCGTCCGCGCCGATTTTAACGTCCCCGTAGACGATGCTGGTAATATCACCGATGATACCCGGATTCGCGCCGCTTTACCCACCATCAAAGACCTAACTGGTAAAGGTGCTAAAGTTATTCTCAGCAGCCACTTCGGTCGTCCCAAAGGCGTCGATGAGAAATTACGCTTGACTCCTGTTGCCAAGCGGTTGTCGGAGCTATTAGGCCAAGATGTGGTCGCGTGTAAGGACTGTATCGGCGATGAAGTTGCCCGCCAAATCGCGGCGATGAGCAATGGACAAGTTGCACTGCTCGAAAACGTCCGTTTCTACCCTGAAGAAGAAAAAAACGATCCCGAATTTGCTAAAAAGTTAGCTGCTAACGCTGACTTGTATGTCAACGATGCTTTTGGTACCGCTCACCGCGCGCACGCTTCTACAGAAGGCGTCACCAACTATCTGAGTCCTTCGGTAGCTGGCTATTTGATCGAGAAAGAATTGGAATATCTCCAAAACGCGATCGAAAAACCTCAAAAGCCGTTAGCAGCGATCGTTGGTGGTTCTAAAGTATCGAGTAAAATCGGTGTAATTGAAACCTTACTCGACAAGTGCGACAAATTATTCCTCGGCGGTGGGATGATTTTCACCTTCTACAAAGCACGCGGTTTAAATGTTGGTAACTCGCTAGTTGAAGACGATAAATTAGAACTCGCGCGCGCACTAGAAGCTAAAGCTAAAGAACGTGGTGTCGAACTTTTATTACCTACCGATGTAGTCGTTGCTGATAAATTTTCGGCTGAAGCAAACACCCAAATCGTCGATGTCAATAACATCCCTGATGGTTGGATGGGACTAGATATTGGCCCCGATTCGATTAAAGTTTTCCAAGCTGCTTTAGCTGATTGCAAAACCGTAATTTGGAACGGCCCAATGGGTGTGTTTGAAATCGATAAATTTGCTGCTGGTACGTTTGCCGTAGCTGATACTTTAGCTCAAATCTCCAAGTCTGGCGCAATTACCATTATTGGTGGTGGTGACTCGGTAGCTGCTGTCGAAAAAGCTAATTTAGCCGACCAAATGAGCCACATTTCAACTGGCGGTGGTGCTTCTCTAGAGTTACTCGAAGGCAAAGTCCTTCCTGGAATTGCTGCATTAGATGAAGCGTAAATAAGGCACTTGAGGTCGAGAAATAGTTTATAGCCCAAGTTGCATTTATAGAATGCCTACGATTGAAATAGTGGCTGCTGAGAAGTGTTTTTAACCACTTTGATAAATACGTAGCAACTTAGGTTTTTCAACTAAACCCATAGTATTTCTATAGATTTAATAAGTTAGCCCTCACAAATTTCCTAAAACTTACTTATACCGATCCAACGAGTGTCTCTTGGATCGGTTTTTACTTTTTAAATAGTTTAAAAGTAAGATTCGATCTAAAAATCCCAGAGGCTAGTATGAGACGGCAGAAATGAAGCTACCTTTTCTTGCCAACTCTCCCAACACATAGCTTCCTGCTTGGTGAAACGCCCGCTGTAAGCGTTGACGATAGCCTGCCGTAGGCATACGAAGCGAGATGTGCCGCAGGCGGGAACCGCTCCCTACGGGAAGGCTACGCCAACATCGCGATTTCATCCGAAACTCCCCGCTGTCTTGTCTTGTCTCGCATAATCCGGGAGGAAACCTCCCGGCTGCGAGCCGCTCCCTGTCTTGTCTCGCTTGCTTGGTGCAACACATGCGGAGGGAACCTCCGCGGGATTGCATCCGCAAACCGTCGGGAAACCCGACGAGCGCGAGCCGCCGCTCCCCGCAAAATAGTAACCTTATTTACGCAGTAGAATACTAGTCGATCGATTTCGACATTGTTTGTAATAACTTTTAGGATATTAGGCTCGGTATTTCCCGCGCGCTCTAAAGATCCCAAATGGGTTTTATAAAGGCAAAGATCGAGAAAAAGCCCCCCCTTATAAGGGGGGGGAGTAATACAATTCCAGCAAGAAGCTAAAATTAACTGTTAACCGACTGTTGTCGTTTCAAATTTGGTAGCTGCGGCTTTGAGCGTAGCTGCTTTTTCGGTTTGTTCCCAAGGTAAATCTAGATCCGCTCGACCAAAATGACCGTAGGCGGCAACATCTTGATAAAAACGACCATTGCGTTCGGCTGGGAGATTTCGGAGGTTGAAAGTAGCCAGAATTCCTTCTGGACGCAGCTCGAAATGTTCTTCGATCAGCTCAAAAAGTTGGTCGTCGCTAATGATGCCAGTGCCGAAAGTTTCGACTAAAATACTGACAGGAGCAGCAACACCGATCGCGTAACTGAGTTGAACTTCGCACTTGGTAGCCAAACCAGCAGCGACAATATTCTTCGCCACATGACGGCAAGCATAAGCCGCAGAGCGATCGACTTTGGTGGGATCTTTACCGGAGAAAGCACCACCACCATGGCGAGAATAACCGCCGTAAGTATCGACAATAATTTTACGTCCGGTTAAACCAGCGTCTCCCTGAGGACCACCAATTACAAACTTTCCAGTTGGATTGACTAAAAAATGAGTTTTATCGTCAGGTTTGATATCTAAGTCTGCGAACACTGGTAAAACTACATAATTCCAGAGATCGGCTTTGATTTTGGCTTGAACGCCAATATCGTCTTTAATGTCACCAATTGTCGCATCGTGTTGAGTGGAAATCAAGATCGTATCGATCGCGATCGGAATACCATTTTTATACTCAACTGTAATCTGCGTTTTGCCATCGGGACGAAGATAGGGTAAATCGCCAGTCTTACGGACGGCAGCTAACCGACGAGCGACGCGGTGCGATAAACTAATTGGCAATGGCATTAATTCGGGTGTTTCGTTACAAGCATACCCGAACATAATCCCCTGGTCTCCAGCACCCGTCTGGTCGAAAATATCGGTACTGTCGTCCCGATTTTCTTTAGCTGTATTGACCCCTTGAGCAATATCTGGCGACTGCTGATCCAATGCAATTAGCACCGAAGCACTAGTTGCCGAAAAGCCATTATCGGCATCTGTATAGCCGATTTCGGCAATCTTGTTACGAGCGAGGTCGATATAGTTGACTGTCGCTTTGGTGGTAATCTCGCCCGTGATCAAGACGAGTCCGGTATTGACTACAACCTCTGCGGCAACCCGACTGTAGGGGTCTTGAGCGAGTAGTGCATCCAAAATTGTGTCAGAAATCTGATCGCAGATTTTGTCAGGGTGACCTTCCGTCACGGATTCCGAAGTAAAAAGATATCTACGAGACAAGGAACAGTCCTCCTTCTGGTACTGGCTAATGTTAGCCTATATATTTACATAATGCCCATAAAATTAATCCAGAATTTTACCATTCGGTAATTTCATGTGCTAGCAGGCAATAATAGCTGCTATTAAATCTATATCAAAATGGAACACAGGAGCAGCGAAAATTGTTGAAAATCGGGGTAAATATCGCTCGTGTTGCCACTGTCGGACAAACCAGACGCAAGGTCTAGCCCGATCCGGTCGCCCAGCAATGCTAGCATCCGCGTACAATTTAAATAAATGGAACACAGGAGCATCGAAAATTGTTAACGCTTGGGGTAAATATCGACCATGTTGCCACGATTAGGCAAGCCAGACGCACTGTCGAACCCGATCCGATCGCCGCAGCGGTACTGGCCGAATTAGCTGGTGCAGAAGGGATTACGGCACATTTGCGCGAAGATCGGCGACACATGCAGGATCGGGATATTCGGCTGCTGCGCGAAACCGTCCGCACGCACTTAAATCTAGAGATGGCAGCGACAGCGGAGATGGTGCAAATTGCGCTGACAATCAAACCAGATTATGTGACGCTGGTACCGGAAAAGCGCGAAGAAGTGACGACGGAAGGGGGCTTAGATATTGTTGGACAAATCGATCGATTGAACTCGGTGGTGGATAAGTTACAATCGGCATCGATCCCTGTCAGCCTATTTATCGACCCAGAACCCTCCCAAATTGCCGCAGCAGCCCAGATAAAGGCGCAATTCATCGAATTACACACCGGACGCTATGCAGAGGCTAAAGATCCGCTCCAGGTACAGCAGGAGCTAGCAAATTTAGCTAAGGGCTGTGAATTGGCGATCGAGGCTGGTTTGCGGGTCAATGCCGGACACGGCTTGACTTATTGGAATGTTCGTCCGGTAGCTTGTTTGCCCGGTATGGAAGAATTAAATATCGGCCATAGTATCATCAGTCGCTCTGTACTCGTCGGCATCGATCGAGCCATCCGCGAAATGAAAGCAGCCATGCTTGGAGTGACTTACTAGATAGACTAATTGGGGTAAAGGGTAAAGGGTAAAAGACTTGAATTCAAAACATTACCTAAAGCCTAAAGCCTTGCTTGGTGAAACACATGGGTCGGAGACCTCCGCGTGATTTCATCCGCAAAACCTAAAACCTAAAACCTAAAACCTAAAATTATGCAGACTTACTACTATATAGTCGCCAGTAAAAGATTTTTACGCGAAGAAGAACCCCTCGATGAAGTAATTGCAGAACGCATCCGCAATTATCAGGAGCAAGGGAAAGAAATTGACTTTTGGTTTATCGATCGACCTGCTTTTCTAGATGCTCCAGAGTTAGCTATTGTCAAAGCGAAAGTTCCGCAACCTGCAAGTGCTATTATCTCTACTAATCCACAGTTTATTACTTGGTTGAAGCTACGCTTGGAGTTTGTTGCCACAGGCGAGTTTCAAGCTCCATCGGCAACTATTCCCAATCCGATCGCTGGCTCTTTAACTACAGCCTAAATTTCCGATCGATCTCGATTGCATCCCCGCATGAGTCCTTATCGATCGCAAATCGATAAGGGCTTTTTCAATGCTAACTTTTAGTTTAGTTATCTATATACAGATCGGCCTTACCGATCTAAGATACGATCTTTAAATCTCAATCCCCAATCCCCAATCCTCATGCCCCAGCCATTATTAGATGTCCAAAACCTCTGGGTGACTTATCCCCAACCGGAATCGAACCAGCAGCTAATCAATGCGATCGAAAATGTCTCCTTTCAACTAGCTGCGGGAGAAAAAATTGGCTTCGTGGGCGAGTCGGGTTGCGGTAAATCTACACTGGGTAAAGCCATCATGCGGCTGCTACCGGAGGGTTCGCGGATTGAAGGTAAAATCTTATTTGAGGGACAATCCATACCAGAGATGAATCCCGATGTGCTCCGCAGATATCGGGGGGAAGTGGTGGGATTGGTATTTCAAGATCCGATGACGCGGCTAGATCCGCTGATGACGATCGGCAATCATTGTCTCGAAACACTTCAAGCTCACGAACCAAATCTTACCAAACAACAAGCCAAGCAACGCGCGCTAAATACCCTTGCAGCCGTCAAAATTCCTGAAGAGAGATGGAACCAGTACCCGCACGAATTCAGCGGTGGAATGCGCCAGCGGGTGGCGATCGCGTTAGCTTTATTACTCAATCCCAAGCTAATGATCGCTGACGAACCGACGACGAGTTTAGACGTGCGGGTATCAGCAGAAATTCTCCAAGAATTGACGCGGTTGTGTGCCGAACGTCAGATGGGACTGTTGCTAATTTCTCACGATCTGGCGACGATCGCGACTTATTGCGATCGCATTGTGGTGATGAATAAAGGACGCAAGGAGGAAGAAGGTACTGTCGAACAAATTTTTGGTAATCCTCAAGCTCAATACACCCAAACTTTGCTCAAAGCCGCTCTGCACGTCCAAGCTAACGATCGCGATATCCAGCTTACTTCAGCCGCACTAGCTAAGCAAATTCCGATTCTTACAGTCGATCGACTCCAGAAATATTACACGATCGAGACTAGTTTGCTCCAGCGATTATTTACCAAAGAGCGGACTAAAATTACCAAAGCTGTCGATAATATCCAGCTCGAACTCTATCAAGGCGAAATCTTTGGCTTGGTAGGCGAATCAGGCTGTGGCAAAAGTACCCTGTCTCGAACGATTTTGCAGTTAATCCCCGCTACTTGCGGCACAGTCACATTTTGCGGCGAAGAACTCACCCACTTATCGCCAGCCGCAATTCGCGCTAAACGGCGAGATATGCAGATGATTTTCCAAGATCCGAGCGCGTCTCTAAATCCGATGATGACTGTCGGTGAAAGTATCGCCGATCCGCTCCAGATTCACGAAATCAACGCAACTCCAGCAGCTACTAGAGCGCAGGTGCTAGCAATGTTAGAACGCGTGGGTTTAACTCCCGCCGAAACATACTTCGACAGGTATCCCAACCAACTCTCTGGCGGACAACAGCAACGGGTAGGTATCGCCCGCGCTTTAATTACCAAGCCTAAATTGGTAATCTGTGACGAGCCAGTCAGTATGCTAGATGCCACGATTCAAGCCGAAGTTTTGGAACTGATGCTCGAACTCAAGCGCGAAGATAATCTCACTTACTTATTTATCACTCACGATCTCTGGCTGGCAAGATTTTTGTGCGATCGCATTGCGGTGATGAATCAAGGACAAATCGTGGAAATGGGCGAGACTCAAGCAATTTTTAGCAATCCCCAGCATCCCTATACCCAAGAATTACTAGCAGCAGCTCCGCTATTGAGAAAACAGGCATAAGTAATTAAATATCCTTATAGACAATCGGCTCTCTCGATCTTGTTGGCTAAATAACCTAAGTTACGGATAATGAAAATCGATCTGCTCCGCTCGAGTACCGTCCTGAGCTAGAGTTTCTCGTTGTGAGATGCTGTGCAAACGGCAGGCTACGCCAACGCCAACGGGCTAATAGCTCAAGTTACAAATACAGGCAACTCAGACAATCTGTGCCATTGCATGTTAATATTACTCGCGATATCTAACCAATCTTCACTGTCGATCGTTAATTAACTATTGACAAAAACTGGGGTGCCCAACATGAATGCCTGGAATTTCGCTGCAAGTATTGCCAGTATTCTGTCACTGATTTTTCATCTCAGTGGTAAAGGTTCTACACTGCGACAATTTACACTACCTACGACTACAGCATTAGTCGGATACACGATTGGGGTCCATCGTGCTGATGCCGAACAAGCATCTGGTTTGTTATTACAGGACCCGCATCTAATATTTATGTTAGTGGTGATGCTATTATTATTCGCGCTAACGATGTATTTGGTCGAATCGACTAAACCAGATGCCAAAATATCGATGATCTTTTTAGTTTTTTTGGCAACTATTGTCGTGCCTCAATTAATTAAAAGCTACAACGATATCGCACCGATGGTAGCCACCCAAGACTATCTTGCGTTGGCTAGAGTTAAGGAACTAGATGGCAATACCGATGATGCCATCAAGTATCTCAAAATTTACGGTAGGCGAGTCGATCGAGTAGAGTTACAAAAACAGGTAAACATTCGCATTGATAGTCTACGCAAGCAGCAATTCAATCGCGAATCTAATACCAAGAGTAAATAACAAAGGTTTTCTCGATCGGTTAAGTAGTATTTTGTAAAGTTATTAAAATATTTGCTAAATTTATTCAGTAGTCACCAATCGCCAGTCGATCTGCATTGGCATTGCCTTCTCCCCAATCTGCCAGTTGCGAGTTGCTCTTCTAGTCATTCGATCGAGATCTGCACGCAAAGTCTCTTGATTATGAAAGCCTTCGAGTCGATCGACGACACGTCCGTTGGTAAATAAAATTAGGGTGGGGAGTGTTTTTAGTTTGTAAGTACTAGCCAGCTTAAAATTCTCATCGGCATTGATATTAACCAATTTAATTTGCTCGTCCCAACACTCGTAAAACTGAATTAGGGTGGGCTTGATTAGCTTACACAAACCGCACCAAGGAGCTTCAAAGTTAACCAGTACGGGGAGCGATGATGCGAGAACCCGTTCCTTAAAATTCAGATCTGTTACAGAATGGATCATAAAAGGTGGTCGGTTTAATATCAAATCTTTTGTTTTATATAAGTAATCATTTTAACGCTAAATACTCCGATCGGGGTAGAGGGATCGCGGAATAAGCACTAGGGATCGAGGCAATAGAGAGAGAATCTACAGCTAAATGGCCGATCGCCGATCCATCAACATCGCTGCACTGTTTAAAAGGATACCCGTGAGGTCATCTGAATTAACCATGGATGTCCCCACCAAAATACCAATACGAAGGCAATTACCCCGATGTAAGCAGGCCGGAGGAACTCTGATAATTTTAGCGTCTGTCTACCATCAAAAATCGCCTGGAAGGGGACGATCGAGGTTCTGGCTTTAACTGACTCAAATTCCGCTCCATACCGCTGTCCGAGGCGATAATCGCCATGCCAGACCGCAAATAAATGATGCAGCATCAACCCGATCGAGGTTACCAGTGTAAAGCTAGTCCCAATCCACAGTGTGTGCGCCACACACCAAATTAATTGACCCACCATTTGCGGGTGTCGGGTGATGCGCATAATGCCTGTTTCGTAAATCCGGACTTGGGGTTTGAGTACCGCTGCTACTTCTAACAGATTGAAGGTCGCTGGATAGAGGAACAGAAAAGAGATAAACGACAAAATCCACACTAGTGGCGTTACCCATGGCGTACCCTGCACCTGCCACAGTTGCCAGCCATCATAGCGATGATTGAAAAAATAAATAATCAAAATCGTCGCAAAGGGAATACTCACCAATGCGAAGATAACTCGATACAACCGCGCGCCAATTTTAGCCTCCGCCCAGGGGCGCAAAGCTGCCAAGCCACTATGCGCGATCGCAAAACCGAGTAATAACGCCAGGATAATACCGTGGCTGGCTGTCAATGAGTCTAAATGCATTATGTCGATCTTAAAAATGAGAGCGGAATTTATAAATTAGCAGCCAAATAAATCCAGTAGTTAGTTAACTTCAGAACCAAATAAGGGCACTCTATATGAACTGAGGATGCGTGTTTGCTGGGGCGATGCTAACTCCTGAGGGCTTTTACAAGACTACTGTATTCAACTTATTCGCCTAAATCTATGTTAGAGCAAGCTGCTGATGCCTTGGAGCGTAAAGATTATAAGACTGCGGCCAAAATAATCGCTACTTTAGTCGCCGAGCGACCGGATGACCACCAAGTACAACTTTACGCGGCACGATTGCAAGAAGCAACCAACAAACTCGATAACGCGATGGAAATTTATCGATTGTTGATCCAACATTCTCTCAATCTCAAAATTACTAACGAAGCACGAGCGGGAATTCTCCGGATCGAAGAAGCGCAAACACAGATTCGGGCACATGCCTATGTTTGCGCCAGAGCGGGAATCGAAGATAATGTCGAACCAGGATTTTTGGTGCTCGAACCAATCGAAGTAGAAGATAAAAAACTGATGGCACAAAAATTTGCCTCGATTATGGAGATCGATAACTATAGTGCCAGACTTCAGTTACCCAGTCGGGGCTGGCGGCTGTACCGCGTGGGAAAAATGGGCGAATTAGAGTTCTATCGAGATTTGTTGCTCCAGGCAGAGATTCCCTGTTTTTGCGTTTCCCAGCAGCAGACGCAGCAATTGTTTATCTTTAATGTCAGTCATTTTCAATCTTTTGGCCCGCAAGCCTCGATCGTGTGTATGGACGCTCGATCGGAACTGCGGATATTTAATTTTGAGTGGTCGGAAGTTACTCAGATCGTGCAGGGAATGCTACCGATTTTTGAAGAGGTGTTCACGATCGAACCTAACAACCGCACTCGTCGCCGCCACAGAATTCTCGACTACGTTCAGATCTGCGATTTACACTTGCCCAAACGTCGCAGCGTGTTTAGACTATGTTCGCAAATTTATGATTTTTGCGATTACAAACAAATTATCGCCAAAAGTCGCGATCGACTTAATGGCGATGCCAACGGACAGTCGAGCGGAGATTTGAGTGGATTGTTAAACGGAGAAAAAATTGCGACTACCAGCCGCGATAATTGGAACAAGCTCATGTCCCAAGTTGGCGAACAACTTCCCGACGTGCCAGTCCAAAGCAATTTTGCACCTTTTGCAGAGACTGCCATGGGCTATCCAGAGCTACTAGAGCGAATCGATCCGCAGATCGAATTATTGCGGCGTGCTGAGAGCTTATGGGATCGAGCGTTTCACCTTTATAGCTGTCTAGCCATGTGTCGCGAGCAAAGGATCGCGGTCGATCGATCGAGCTTTAACTAGCAACTTTTGCCAACTACAGAATACTCCTGAAATCTAATCTTTACAAGAGACTTCAGGAGCCAAATTAAATAACTCAATACCAGTCAAAATTTACTTTTCAGTAGTTTTGCGCTCGGTAGCAGGTGCTTTCTCACTAGCTTTGCGCTCGATAGCAGTTGCTTTAAAAGCCGTTGGTTTGTCAATCTTACGAGCTAGATCTAAGAATCCACGCATGTTAGCCCCAGGTAGGCGACGGCTGCTATTGGAAGAAGGTTTGATTAGATAATCAGTTGCAAAATTAGTAATTGGCGGAGCTGGTGGTGCGGTAACTACAGGTGCTTTTTGCTCTACAGCTTTAGGAGCTTCAGCTTTTTTCTCAGATTTAGCAGGCACAGCAGCTTCAGTTTTAGCGGCGACAGGAGCAGTCTGTTTGGTTGCCGGAGCTGGAGTTGCTGGAGCGACAGCTTCAGGTTTGGCCTTCACTGCGGGCTTTTGCGCGTCATCGTCTTCTAGTTGAAGATAAAAGCCATCATTTTTTTTACCAAAAAACTTTTTAAACACGGTAAGTTATTTACTCTCATTACATAGATCGAATTATCATTTTTGACCGCTAGCAAGCGCAAGATAAACTTACAAAGTTTAACAAAAATTCACTACCTACGGCTATTCTACACGATCGCTAGAGCTGTCTATAATTTGTTGATGCCCATCAATATCAGTTAAAGTCTTACCAGGAGCGACGATGCTGATGATTCTTTCACACATTCCGCGAACCCCATCCCAACAACACGATCGATCTTAGCCTCTGCCTTGGAAAATCGTCGAGGATGCCATTTTTGTGATGTGTCGGCTGGCTACACGACTAATACTTGAAGTTCGCTGAGAATTTCTTCCAAAAATCGATCGCTACCATCAATGACTTTCGTGGCACTATAATAAATCATCGCATTAAACCCTTGAGTATCCCCAGAACCTCGAAAATCGGTTCTGACAGCGATAACTGGAATACCTTGACTCACCGCATAACCACATTCCCAACAAGTCCCACTATCGGCATCAGCACCATCGACAATTGCAACAACAACTGCTGCCGATCGTAACCCATACAGACAAGTTTTATAGATATCTTCTCCTTCAGCCTGTTCGCATTCTTGTTGAGGCAAAAATACTTGATAACCATTAGTCGTTAAGTATTCATATACGCTAAGATTAAAATCTCGCTCGCCCTTCGTAAATAGCGGCGCAGCTAAATATATGTGTTGTTTAGTTATCATCTTTGTCTGTTGCATTAAAGGATTCTTTAAAAAACGACGATTACTTTCGATCGAACACTATACATCGATTTATTTACATTTTACTAATGATTCCTAATTTTAACCGATCGAGATGTAGAATCGAAATCTATCGATCGATTCCCAAACCATCCAAATCGGCATGAAAAATTA harbors:
- a CDS encoding MgPME-cyclase complex family protein codes for the protein MQTYYYIVASKRFLREEEPLDEVIAERIRNYQEQGKEIDFWFIDRPAFLDAPELAIVKAKVPQPASAIISTNPQFITWLKLRLEFVATGEFQAPSATIPNPIAGSLTTA
- a CDS encoding NnrU family protein translates to MHLDSLTASHGIILALLLGFAIAHSGLAALRPWAEAKIGARLYRVIFALVSIPFATILIIYFFNHRYDGWQLWQVQGTPWVTPLVWILSFISFLFLYPATFNLLEVAAVLKPQVRIYETGIMRITRHPQMVGQLIWCVAHTLWIGTSFTLVTSIGLMLHHLFAVWHGDYRLGQRYGAEFESVKARTSIVPFQAIFDGRQTLKLSEFLRPAYIGVIAFVLVFWWGHPWLIQMTSRVSF
- a CDS encoding tetratricopeptide repeat protein — encoded protein: MLEQAADALERKDYKTAAKIIATLVAERPDDHQVQLYAARLQEATNKLDNAMEIYRLLIQHSLNLKITNEARAGILRIEEAQTQIRAHAYVCARAGIEDNVEPGFLVLEPIEVEDKKLMAQKFASIMEIDNYSARLQLPSRGWRLYRVGKMGELEFYRDLLLQAEIPCFCVSQQQTQQLFIFNVSHFQSFGPQASIVCMDARSELRIFNFEWSEVTQIVQGMLPIFEEVFTIEPNNRTRRRHRILDYVQICDLHLPKRRSVFRLCSQIYDFCDYKQIIAKSRDRLNGDANGQSSGDLSGLLNGEKIATTSRDNWNKLMSQVGEQLPDVPVQSNFAPFAETAMGYPELLERIDPQIELLRRAESLWDRAFHLYSCLAMCREQRIAVDRSSFN
- a CDS encoding phosphoglycerate kinase; this encodes MSKKSIASLSAADLTGKRVLVRADFNVPVDDAGNITDDTRIRAALPTIKDLTGKGAKVILSSHFGRPKGVDEKLRLTPVAKRLSELLGQDVVACKDCIGDEVARQIAAMSNGQVALLENVRFYPEEEKNDPEFAKKLAANADLYVNDAFGTAHRAHASTEGVTNYLSPSVAGYLIEKELEYLQNAIEKPQKPLAAIVGGSKVSSKIGVIETLLDKCDKLFLGGGMIFTFYKARGLNVGNSLVEDDKLELARALEAKAKERGVELLLPTDVVVADKFSAEANTQIVDVNNIPDGWMGLDIGPDSIKVFQAALADCKTVIWNGPMGVFEIDKFAAGTFAVADTLAQISKSGAITIIGGGDSVAAVEKANLADQMSHISTGGGASLELLEGKVLPGIAALDEA
- the metK gene encoding methionine adenosyltransferase, whose product is MSRRYLFTSESVTEGHPDKICDQISDTILDALLAQDPYSRVAAEVVVNTGLVLITGEITTKATVNYIDLARNKIAEIGYTDADNGFSATSASVLIALDQQSPDIAQGVNTAKENRDDSTDIFDQTGAGDQGIMFGYACNETPELMPLPISLSHRVARRLAAVRKTGDLPYLRPDGKTQITVEYKNGIPIAIDTILISTQHDATIGDIKDDIGVQAKIKADLWNYVVLPVFADLDIKPDDKTHFLVNPTGKFVIGGPQGDAGLTGRKIIVDTYGGYSRHGGGAFSGKDPTKVDRSAAYACRHVAKNIVAAGLATKCEVQLSYAIGVAAPVSILVETFGTGIISDDQLFELIEEHFELRPEGILATFNLRNLPAERNGRFYQDVAAYGHFGRADLDLPWEQTEKAATLKAAATKFETTTVG
- a CDS encoding nucleoside 2-deoxyribosyltransferase, producing MQQTKMITKQHIYLAAPLFTKGERDFNLSVYEYLTTNGYQVFLPQQECEQAEGEDIYKTCLYGLRSAAVVVAIVDGADADSGTCWECGYAVSQGIPVIAVRTDFRGSGDTQGFNAMIYYSATKVIDGSDRFLEEILSELQVLVV
- a CDS encoding pyridoxine 5'-phosphate synthase, with the translated sequence MLTLGVNIDHVATIRQARRTVEPDPIAAAVLAELAGAEGITAHLREDRRHMQDRDIRLLRETVRTHLNLEMAATAEMVQIALTIKPDYVTLVPEKREEVTTEGGLDIVGQIDRLNSVVDKLQSASIPVSLFIDPEPSQIAAAAQIKAQFIELHTGRYAEAKDPLQVQQELANLAKGCELAIEAGLRVNAGHGLTYWNVRPVACLPGMEELNIGHSIISRSVLVGIDRAIREMKAAMLGVTY
- a CDS encoding dipeptide ABC transporter ATP-binding protein, with the translated sequence MPQPLLDVQNLWVTYPQPESNQQLINAIENVSFQLAAGEKIGFVGESGCGKSTLGKAIMRLLPEGSRIEGKILFEGQSIPEMNPDVLRRYRGEVVGLVFQDPMTRLDPLMTIGNHCLETLQAHEPNLTKQQAKQRALNTLAAVKIPEERWNQYPHEFSGGMRQRVAIALALLLNPKLMIADEPTTSLDVRVSAEILQELTRLCAERQMGLLLISHDLATIATYCDRIVVMNKGRKEEEGTVEQIFGNPQAQYTQTLLKAALHVQANDRDIQLTSAALAKQIPILTVDRLQKYYTIETSLLQRLFTKERTKITKAVDNIQLELYQGEIFGLVGESGCGKSTLSRTILQLIPATCGTVTFCGEELTHLSPAAIRAKRRDMQMIFQDPSASLNPMMTVGESIADPLQIHEINATPAATRAQVLAMLERVGLTPAETYFDRYPNQLSGGQQQRVGIARALITKPKLVICDEPVSMLDATIQAEVLELMLELKREDNLTYLFITHDLWLARFLCDRIAVMNQGQIVEMGETQAIFSNPQHPYTQELLAAAPLLRKQA
- a CDS encoding thioredoxin family protein, which gives rise to MIHSVTDLNFKERVLASSLPVLVNFEAPWCGLCKLIKPTLIQFYECWDEQIKLVNINADENFKLASTYKLKTLPTLILFTNGRVVDRLEGFHNQETLRADLDRMTRRATRNWQIGEKAMPMQIDWRLVTTE